The nucleotide window TTCACGTTTAGGTAGTTTCCAGTTATCTTTTTCGAATGTAGGGCTTAAGACTTACATATTGGTAATAACAGTAAATATATATGCTAATAACTGTATTCTACTACACTTTTTGTGTCAGAACTGTGTAAGCCTAAAAATAATTATTATATTTTTAAGCAAATTACAGAAAAAGTATTGACTGTTTTTCCAAACACTGGTACGATCTGAGCGTAGATTAATTGTCGAATTGCGCCGACAACCGGGGAATGTTTTTTTTGATGGACAAGCTTCAATAATAATTTGGGGAATAGGAGAGGAGATTACATATGTTAAAATCTACTGGTATTGTTCGTAAGGTTGATGAATTAGGAAGGGTAGTTATTCCAATTGAATTACGTCGTACACTAGGAATCGCTGAAAAGGATGCATTGGAAATTTATGTAGATGGCGAGCGTATTATCCTAAAAAAATATGAACCAGCTTGCATCTTCTGTGGCAACGCTGAAAATGTTCGTCATTTTAAAGGCAAAATTATTTGTGATGATTGCGCAAAAGAATTAGTAAAATAATTATTGTTCGCAGCATTGATTTAAAAAAGGGAAGAGCTGCACACTCTTCCCCTTTCTTATTATTCATGCCATTCTCCGGAACTAAACCTTTGCTAATGCAAAGGTTTTTTTATTGATTCCATTTTTATTGATTCCAATTGTTCTCGTAGCAACTGTTTATTAATCTTCCCAACGGAGGTCTTGGGTAATTCATCAACAACATAGAAAGCCTTTGGTATTTTGTAAGATGCTAATCGCTCACGACAAAATTCCCTTAATTTTTCAAGAGAGATAGTCTGACTTAAAATGAGCGCTGCTGTTACTTGTTCTCCCCATTTAGGATGAGGTATTCCCACTACAGCTACTTCTGCAACACCAGCATATTCTCGTATACAATGCTCCACCTCCAGTGGATACACATTTTCTCCTCCGCTGATCAGCATCTCTTTCCTTCTACCAACAATATAGAAAAATCCATCCGCATCCTGTCTGACCAAATCTCCTGTTCTTAGCCAACCATCGAGGAAAGCGTTGACTGTTGCTTCTTGATTATTCCAGTAATAACTAAAGAGATGGGGCCCCTGGATTATTAATTCACCTACACGGCCAATGGGAACATCCTGTCCTATCTCATCTACAATCCGAGCCCGCTGGTGAAACATCACCTTTCCCACCGATCCTCTTTTTCGTGGCACATCAATGGGATCAATATAAAAATTATTGGGACCCGCTTCCGTTAAGCCATAGCCTTCCTTAAAAACTAAGCCTTTTTCCCAAAAAGCTTCGTAGATATTGAGAGGACAAGGTGCACCACCTGATAGAAAGACCTTCATCGCTGTAAAGGTTGTACTATAAAATAATGGGCTTTCAAGTAGCATCTGATACATGGTAGGAACCAACAGTACAACGGTACAACGTTCCCGTTCGAGCAATTGGATCGCCTCATCTGGCTGAAACTTGTTCGGGATAATGATCGTCCCCCCTGCATGTAAAATCGGGAGGGCTAATGCATTGATCCCACCAGTGTGAAAAAGTGGCATATAAATAGGAGAGATATCATACGAAGTTAAACCCCAGCTTATGATTGTATTGATGGAGTTCCATGTTACAGCGCGGTGGCTGATCACCGCTCCTTTAGGTAAGCCAGTGGTTCCTCCTGTATAAATAATCAAAAGCGGATCCTCTTGATCCACATTGGCGGGGATATATGTTTCTATCCAACTTGAAATGATTCGATCATAATCTCCAGCCTC belongs to Rubeoparvulum massiliense and includes:
- a CDS encoding AbrB/MazE/SpoVT family DNA-binding domain-containing protein; this translates as MLKSTGIVRKVDELGRVVIPIELRRTLGIAEKDALEIYVDGERIILKKYEPACIFCGNAENVRHFKGKIICDDCAKELVK
- a CDS encoding acyl-CoA synthetase, translated to MQCEVNWLEARARLTPSHVAIIDEPTGRRWTYQECNQRSNRLASYFQTECKVGKGDRIALLSANHLAHFDTLFACGKLGAIFVPLNIRLAVQELKYLLQDAQPRVLLVHEEYRSLITSLSMSMHLPPTIFIGEEAGDYDRIISSWIETYIPANVDQEDPLLIIYTGGTTGLPKGAVISHRAVTWNSINTIISWGLTSYDISPIYMPLFHTGGINALALPILHAGGTIIIPNKFQPDEAIQLLERERCTVVLLVPTMYQMLLESPLFYSTTFTAMKVFLSGGAPCPLNIYEAFWEKGLVFKEGYGLTEAGPNNFYIDPIDVPRKRGSVGKVMFHQRARIVDEIGQDVPIGRVGELIIQGPHLFSYYWNNQEATVNAFLDGWLRTGDLVRQDADGFFYIVGRRKEMLISGGENVYPLEVEHCIREYAGVAEVAVVGIPHPKWGEQVTAALILSQTISLEKLREFCRERLASYKIPKAFYVVDELPKTSVGKINKQLLREQLESIKMESIKKPLH